In Nicotiana tabacum cultivar K326 chromosome 11, ASM71507v2, whole genome shotgun sequence, a single window of DNA contains:
- the LOC107810557 gene encoding U-box domain-containing protein 9: protein MAKTTVEGGGGLPAAAKEAAELKRELQRAVKAVVEDDDYSLEVTDRAMQCLCALKELKLKPLNSNPLDIRSLSLSLPIPPHEFVCPLSGQLMKDPVVLASGQTYDRPFIQKWLKDGHRTCPETKQVLSHSVLTPNHLVRKMISQWCQKHGIELPGPSHDENQDIITNADRDHLNSLLEMLSSSKVPEQKKAAKEVRVLTKQMPSLRAVFGECNDAITKLLNPLLSGNVNTHPDLQEDLVTTVLNISIHDSNKKLVAENPVALPFLIESLKFGTLETRSNSAAALFTLSALDSNKHIIAKVGALKPLIDLLNEGQPLAMKDAASAIFNLSIVHENKGRAVAEGAIKVIMKKIRGRVLIDELLAILALLSSHHKAIEEMGELGAVSCLLSIINEDTSDRNKENCIAILYTMCYNDRTKLREIWLDESVNGTISSLAQSGTSRAKRKANGILERLDRYVSLVHTT from the exons ATGGCGAAAACCACCGTAGAGGGCGGAGGAGGGCTGCCGGCGGCGGCTAAAGAGGCGGCAGAACTGAAAAGGGAGTTGCAGAGAGCAGTAAAGGCTGTAGTTGAAGACGATGATTACAGTTTAGAAGTCACCGATCGAGCCATGCAGTGTTTATGTGCTTTAAAAGAATTGAAATTGAAACCTTTGAATTCAAATCCTTTGGATATTCGTAGCCTTTCTTTGAGTTTACCAATTCCACCCCATGAATTTGTTTGCCCGCTTTCTGGTCAGCTTATGAAAGACCCTGTTGTTTTGGCTTCTGGTCAG ACATATGACAGGCCATTCATTCAAAAGTGGCTGAAGGATGGCCATCGTACGTGCCCTGAAACAAAGCAGGTTCTTTCCCATTCAGTTCTCACCCCAAATCATCTAGTGAGGAAAATGATTTCACAGTGGTGCCAGAAGCATGGAATTGAGCTGCCCGGCCCTTCCCATGATGAGAACCAGGATATAATCACAAATGCAGACCGAGATCATTTGAATTCACTGCTTGAGATGTTGTCCTCTAGTAAAGTTCCGGAGCAGAAAAAAGCTGCAAAAGAAGTTCGCGTCCTGACTAAACAGATGCCATCTCTACGGGCTGTTTTCGGGGAGTGCAATGATGCCATTACCAAATTGCTCAATCCTCTTTTGTCTGGTAACGTGAATACTCATCCTGATTTACAAGAAGATTTGGTCACAACAGTTCTGAACATCTCAATACATGACAGTAATAAAAAGCTAGTAGCAGAAAATCCTGTAGCCCTTCCTTTTCTCATTGAGTCGTTGAAGTTCGGAACACTTGAAACAAGAAGCAATTCTGCTGCTGCTCTCTTCACATTATCAGCACTTGATTCAAATAAGCATATTATCGCAAAGGTAGGTGCTCTCAAGCCTTTAATCGACCTCTTGAATGAGGGACAACCATTGGCCATGAAAGATGCCGCTTCAGCAATTTTCAACTTGAGCATTGTCCACGAGAATAAGGGTAGAGCTGTCGCCGAAGGAGCAATAAAGGTGATTATGAAGAAGATCAGGGGTCGCGTACTCATTGACGAGTTATTAGCTATTCTTGCCCTGCTGTCCAGTCATCACAAGGCTATCGAGGAAATGGGAGAGCTGGGTGCAGTCTCTTGTCTCCTAAGTATCATAAACGAGGACACAAGTGATCGCAACAAGGAGAACTGCATCGCAATCCTCTACACGATGTGTTATAATGATCGTACAAAGTTGAGAGAGATCTGGTTAGATGAGAGTGTCAATGGGACGATATCTAGTCTTGCTCAAAGCGGGACCTCTAGAGCCAAGAGGAAGGCGAATGGCATTCTTGAGCGGCTAGATAGATATGTTTCTCTTGTGCACACTACTTGA
- the LOC107810558 gene encoding uncharacterized protein LOC107810558, whose protein sequence is MEMECKRSGQIPVFGDWDNANEMPITQYFECARQAGLIRHSCHSSLEENNTDLYALHFHKPHFYAIPNAPQRKTKAAINKKRCPEQKWTGKVEKLKKDSGPTMKSATVAQRPTNPKPVDEDLYKIPPHLLPGYKRKRMFGFFSRCLAPPCKA, encoded by the exons ATGGAAATG GAGTGTAAAAGAAGTGGACAAATTCCAGTATTTGGAGATTGGGATAATGCAAATGAGATGCCAATTACACAGTATTTCGAGTGTGCAAGACAAGCAGGGTTGATCCGCCATAGCTGCCATTCATCACTTGAAGAAAATAATACTGACCTTTATGCTCTTCATTTCCACAAACCTCACTTTTATGCTATCCCTAATGCTCCTCAAAGAAAG ACAAAGGCTGCAATAAATAAGAAGAGGTGTCCAGAGCAGAAATGGACAGGTAAAGTAGAGAAATTAAAGAAGGATAGTGGGCCTACAATGAAGTCCGCAACAGTGGCCCAGAGGCCCACAAATCCCAAACCTGTGGATGAAGATCTCTACAAAATTCCTCCTCATCTTCTTCCTGGCTATAAGCGA AAGAGAATGTTTGGATTCTTCTCAAGATGCCTTGCTCCGCCCTGTAAGGCATAA